The Crateriforma spongiae DNA window TTGGGCGGCCACCGATCATGCCGCCGCGTACACGATTCCCGTCCTGACCCGCGTCCATGACAACGATCATTTGCTAGTGGTCACGGCCGAAGGCTTGGTGTCGCTGGATCCGACCGATGGTTCGGTGGATTGGGAAATCCAGCACTTCGGACGCGCGCCACTGTCTTACAACGCCGTTTCACCGGTCGTGATCCAGGACATCGTTTTGGCGGTCACCGGTCCGGGCCCCGGTGCGGTGGCCGTGCGGATACTGCCTGATCGCGGCCACGAGCGTGTTTGGAAAGACCGGCGGGTTTTGGACAGCCAATTCAACCGCTTGGTGACTTGGAAGGACCATGTCATTGGGTTCACTGCGGCTGGTCAGGGCGGCGCTTCGCTGCGGATGATCGACCCGGCCGATGGTGAACTGATGTGGGAATACAGCTCGGTCTTGCGGCGCGGCCAGCCGGTGCGTGTCGGCGACGACATCATTCTTGCCATCGGTGAACGCGGGCATCTGGCCAGTTTGGCAATTCGCCACGACGGTGTGGACGTGCTGGCATTCACGGATCAGCCGCTGATGACCGAACCCAGTTACTGCACGCCCGCGATCCGGGGGAACCGTTTGGTTTTGAAGGACGAAGAACGGCTGGCCGTGTTCGATCTTTCCGCGTTTGACCCGTCGCTGTCGACAACCGAAGATTGACAGGGCCGGCGAACGATCGTCCGTCGGAATCCGACAACGTTGAACAATTTTATGAAGCCGTTTTTGTACGCTCCTTCCAGCGATCCCTCGATCCGCCGATGTGACGATCAACCTGTTGACACCCGCAGCATGCGATCGCGTCCGGATCGATGCGTTCGTCGGTGTCGGGCCCTGGCCGCGTCGCTGTTGATCGGATGGGCATCAATGAATGCCGTGCCGTGTTTGGCGCAGACCGGCGGCAATGGGGCCGACGAAGTCTCCGGTGCCCAAACGGCCGGCCGCGACGTTCCGGTCCGCCAGACGATCGCTGAATTGATCGAAAAATTGGGACACCCCAATTACGTCAGTCGCCAGAGAGCCAAAGCGGCGCTTCAGCGATATGGTTTGGAAGCACTCGATCAACTTCAACAAGCCAGCGATCATCCGGACAACCAGATCGCCATGTCGGTTCGGCGTCTGATCGCCAGCCGATCGATACGTTGGTCGGGCCCCTTGGATCCGGAACCGGTTCGCAAGACGTTGACCGGTTATGGCAGCTTGGCGATCAACGACCGTCAGTCGCGGATCGAACGCTTGGCCGATCTGCCGGATGAAATGGCAACCGCAGCCCTGGCCCGCCTGGCACGCTTTGAAACCGATCCACGGCTCAGCCTGTTCGCCGCAATCGCGTTGATGGAACAGCCGACGCCAGCGGATCTGACGACCCAGCGCAAGCGTGCCAAGACCATCTTGGACACGATCGGGCAGTCCGACCGAGTCGCCAGTCAATGGTTGCGGCTTTATGCGTCGGACTTAGCGGACAATCAATTCGCACTGCAGCAATGGATGGATTTATTGGCGATACATCGCCGCCAGCTTGATCGACACGCCGACCATCAATTGGATTCGGATCTGTTGCT harbors:
- a CDS encoding outer membrane protein assembly factor BamB family protein, which encodes MSGFAVDRLAKFMRRILLAGCCQLILVGCHSSSESEGTFEGFAAKEPTDASPIDPAAASAARTRLADEGVDLTWSPEGPPLLWQQPMGTGYGSPVIVGDRVIANHRVDDSERTVCFDLESGDLIWEDQIPTTAVCDYEYSDGPYSTPVVAGDEVFVHHGQGQLSAIDWRDGRRIWHRDLYQEYQVTPGIFPAGASPLVTEDRMFLSLGGVDTDAGIIALDRSSGENIWAATDHAAAYTIPVLTRVHDNDHLLVVTAEGLVSLDPTDGSVDWEIQHFGRAPLSYNAVSPVVIQDIVLAVTGPGPGAVAVRILPDRGHERVWKDRRVLDSQFNRLVTWKDHVIGFTAAGQGGASLRMIDPADGELMWEYSSVLRRGQPVRVGDDIILAIGERGHLASLAIRHDGVDVLAFTDQPLMTEPSYCTPAIRGNRLVLKDEERLAVFDLSAFDPSLSTTED